The sequence below is a genomic window from Anopheles cruzii chromosome 3, idAnoCruzAS_RS32_06, whole genome shotgun sequence.
GACCGAACGGCACGCCACGAAACCATTTTGTAGACCCACAACTGTCTACCAACAGAACTCCCGGTGTTACGCACCTTCTACTCCAGTGCATATGTCAAGTCAAACAAGGCACAGGCACAATTAAATTAAGCAATAAAACCTCCGGAGCTACCAAGCGAGTGCCGCCACCGACTGTACCATGCGAGGCGACCCTGAACGTCTCGTTGTGGCGTTTATTTgctcaccgtcaccgggaCCAACATTTCCGTCGAAAGTGTAAATAAGTAAGCACGCACTGTCGGTCCCGCGTAATAGAGATTCCCAATCCCTACGAGGGAACGTTGACCGCACACGCGGAACTACTGTCgtgattgattgatggccgCAACACGCACCTGCTTGTGAGAGTGGTCTTTGGCAAGGAAATTTAATCCTTACGTTTCTGCGTGGAAGGGTTGATCAACAACTCGTAAAGGCTGCTCACGATCATCGATCAAAGAGTTGGAACACGGAACAAGACTCCTTCTTGGGTCTTTCCGCAGACTGATCAGCCAGTAACATCTTTACTGCCCTTCGTGTGCTTGGCCTCAAGCCGTGTCCGGTAAGGTGTGAAGGACACGCACGTAATCGATCGACAGATCAGATCCGCCTGGACAAGTGATCGTCGCCAAACTGCCTAAATTGGTCCgtaaagaaaataatattattaCAACCGAAGGACCTTTTTCTCACCAATCGCATTCCGGTCAAGGGAAACCAAACGAGGGATTTCGGTCACAGCTAGCAACTACAGGACGAAACACGCTACCAAAGCGAGCGATCGGGTTGCATGCAGGACCGTCGGCCCAATCGGATCCGAGATCTTTTATGGCATTAACGGGTCGCTGATGTCCCAATATTGATTATTAACAATACTTTCCTTCGGCCatacgctctctctctctctctctttcgtttgccgatcgatcggctttcGATCGTTGGCTTTGTGGTTACTTATCAACCTGTCCAATaaacattcaaattttattggGCCGGTCCCATTCGTACCCTCACCCCATGCAGCGACAGCCCATGCCTCTATTCTGTTTCTCGCTCTCAGTTACAAGGTCCTTCCAAAGTGGTCCTTCCGACACCTGTGCGCGGCGGGACAcaatggttcgatttgtttttgtgtggtttcacggtcacggtcgtTTTCGGATGTCGCCTTAGCCCGCTAGAGCCCGTATGCCGCTTCTGTTCTGGAGAACTTGGAACCGATACCTCATCAGATGGACCGTTTCACCGGGGTGCATCTGGAAGAGAATCCATGCGCCTGCATCACGGCCGGCCTCTGTCGCCGTGTGCCTCGGTCTTCTCGGAAGGGTCAATGTGGTCGTCGGACACTTTGACGCCAAGGAAATCATTTTGGGACCTCGAccgaacacgaaacacacgAGGAACCTCGTCAGCGGGCATTGGTCTCGCTCTGACCCGTACGCTTTCACCGTCCAACAAACGAACTATCTCTCAGGCCCTTTTTAGATTGAATTTCCCGGGCACCGAGCACATCCCGGAAGAGTATCATTTAGCTCGACATCACTCGACGCGCCCGTTCCGTGCGGCGCGCGTAATCATCCCTTATAATTAATTCGTTTGGATGCGAAATGGTGCGAATGATTAAAGCGGTGTCATCTCTGGCGTACGCGCCGGTCGTGTCAACGCGATTGAGACATCAAGCCGGCCACCAAGCGTGCGAGTTCTGTGACCATGTTTGTAAAGACGACTCCATAGATGGGATGTCTGTTgctgaaattaaattaattcgtCAACAGGTAGAACCGAGCCTAGCCGAGACGTCCGCCTCCTGGCGCCACACTTAATACTCACCCAGCCGTAAACGGACACTCTCACCCTGTCACTAATGCGCTTCCTTCTCTATTTTGCGTTTGCACTTGCAGAAAGAATTCACCGACGACTGCATCTTCAACGAGCAGATGGAACAGCATCACTACAACACGTACTCCTCGACGCAGCACTCGAACGCGCGGCGCACGCTCTACCTCGCGCTCAACAAGACGGGCCAGCCGCGCAAAATCCAGATCCCGGTCAATCGCACCCTCGGCAAGCTGGCCACCTACACCAAGGCACTCACGCAGACGGTGGCCCACGATCGGGTAGAGCAGCTGATCTCGCGGCTCTTCGGTGCCGACCACGTGCGCCACGGGCTGAACCAGCTGTGCGAAACGGGCCAACCGCTGGAGGAGCTCACGGCGAAGGAGATGCGCCCACGGCCAGTCTGTCAAGGTGGACCGAAAGTCGCGACCGGCAGCGGCCCAGCTTCCGGTCTCAGTGCCaagcaaacgcaaccgaacgcaACCAGCAAAGAGGGCCCccggcagaagaagaagaaaaagcggCGAAAATGCCAGGAGGACGAAGTGCCGGGCGAACACTGCTTCCGGCCGGGCGGTACGGGGCCAAGCGTAGGTGGTACAAATAGTGGTAATAGTGGTAAGAAGAAGGGAGGCCAAAACCAGGGACAGCCTCGgggcggcagcaacagcagcagcagtagtatTAGTAgcggtagtagtagtggccCTAGCATTAGCAGTAGCTCAGtaggtagcagcagcagcagcagcacagacCAGTTCGGACCAGGCAGCGTCAGCAACGGTAGTATTAGCATGGGCAGTCTAGTgagtagtagcagtagtagcagtagtatTAGCAACGGTGGCCCCAACCGCCAAGGTCTACCCGTCGCCCCCCTATCAACGACACCAAATGTGCGGAAGTCTGCGAAACAGACGAAAAAGGTGCCCGGCTCGGGTGGAGTTCGCAGTGGAAGCCCGGCGACCGGTCCGGGCGGTTCTGCTGGTCAGGCACGGAAGCCGAAGAAACCAGCCACCCAGCAAGCAGCGGCGAGTGGTGGAAAGCGAAATGGAACGGCCGGAGGAGGTCAGCCTAGGGGTCCCCCCGCCAAAGGGAAGCTGGTGCCCGTCTCGAGCGTGATGATCGCTCGGGTCAGTCCGAAGCCCGCTTCGTTGATGATTGGCCGATCGCCTCGCATCACGACACCCTTTGccacaacgacaacgacaactacgacgacgacgacgacgagtacCGTGAGGTCTCCGACAACGAGCAGGACGACCTCGGAGACGACACCGTTTGCGAGCCAGCTGGAAGATACCTCGCAGCAGTTGGAAGACTCGGTCAGCGATTCCGAACCCGACATGGCCGATGTCCTGCTGCCGCAGACGTCAACGGAGCTggcggacgaggacgagctcGACGAAGGTAACCATCTTGTTGCTGATCATGATCTGAACTTTGTCGAAGAGGATGACTTAGATGATAGTGAGTTTTGAGATGAGAGTAATCTTTTTCCCGAGCGTAATATTGGCTTGCATTATTAGTATCTGGTAGTGAGTGATGAGGTCGCAGTATGTAGACAAAATTTGGAACAACTAAGCGTACGGCAGACAGAAGCATCAACAAGCAAACTACAACAAGTTGGTTAAGGCGGTAGTATTAGCGGCAAATATGATTTAAATTCAAACACACACTTACAACGCATGGCCCGTTGGCAATACGGGAAGTATGATTGAGATTGATCTACTAAAACGTTTGGAGAACAAGATACACAACCACCACAAAACATGGCAAAGTCCTGCAACAGAACACCGTAGCATAACTCTCGGCGCGAACGGAAGGCGCGAAAATTCGTGTTGCATTTTGGGTCCCGACACCGACACAGCAGATACTGCGAGCGCGCTCTGGTTCTAGTCCCGATAGACTCCCTTTCCGTGTACAATATCCGATCATAGAGCTGCGCGTTGCGTCCCATCTGCCCATTGCTCCGTTCTCTTTCGTTACTAGTCCAAAATCTTAGCATGCCAAACCTGTTGCCTGACTACTAACCATTGTCAAGGTCCTAAtgttgttgcgtgtgtgtgaagatTAATGTTATACCTAGCATGTGCTAATCTGTATCCTTCCTCTTACTATCCTCCCTATCTCTCTATTGCATCCCGAATGAGTAGTATAAGCAACCCGTTTGACCGTTTGGTGGCACGATTGCACGAGTTTTGTCCTGGCGAGCCTGGCATGTGGCAAGTTGGAGCACTCCTTGGCACTTAAATACTTGGCCGCGTTGCACTACAGACCGCAGACAACCTGGCggtgtggtttgtgtgtgtgcatgccTTTTCGTACGGATTTCGTATTGCTGTATGTATACAAGTTTCGTGTGATGATCGCATGCGACACCTTAAAACACCCGCGACTGCGGCCTAGGACCCGACCGGTGTTTGTCCGCACCTAGTGTGGTGTGTACTATCTAATGGCGAATTGGTTCCACTGTGTTCAGCTGTGCGTGAGATGTGTGCATCGCGCACTAATTCGAAACCTTCCTTCCATTCCAGGATCCCCAACAGCTTCCTCCTGGCACGAACTGCTCCCAACCAGCTCGGTCTCCGAGCAGCAGAGTGGGTGTTACCGGGGGCTCTCGTGTAGTAGTTTCATTCTAAGCCTAGGTCCGCTCGTTGTAACCGGAGCCACCGTGCATTTGCTCTATCTATGATCGGAGGTCGGTATCACCGCGCACCGCATCGAAGCGCAACGGATTCGCTTGCAAATCCGagcaaaaaggaacggaacaagatttatttaaacGACGAGTGGAAAGAAAGTAACACCGGAAGGTGtccaaaaaaaatcgtaccATAAATTGGATGACGCGCGGTATGACACCGAACTGACCATTGAAAGTTGACTAACACACAACGGAGAGACTGATTTTTAACCTTCTACAAAACCCTTGTTTCGCCCTTCGGGACAAAAGTTTCATGTGCTTTTATTAACGCGCATCCGTTTGGTCCCTGGCAATCACCTCGTCTGTTGCCGGTCTAAACTGGGATACGCCGTACTTTGACATCCTGACAACCACAGGACACTGGCAGAAGCTTCTGCTGCAGCCATAGCAACCGACTTCTTCGAAGCCCAACTGACAAACATGATAGCGGAGAAGTGACTATGATCGATGAAATTAACTCTTTAAGGGAAATGCAACACGTGACTCAAAGCTTGGTGCCATAACACGGCAGACTAGTTCGAACTACGACCTTTCTCGCCTTCACAAAAGACACGTTCGCCTAGAGAGACattcgatttcgttcgaaAACCAACGCTTTCTCCAAAGAGCTTCGATACATTTTTCTACACGATGCCCCATACGTGCCCTTCATTCTTTTTACCAAAATAATATTCCAACCTTAGTCGAGTGCAACTGAAACGGACTGATCCCCTTGGCTGAGATGCTGAGATCGAGCAGCGCAGCAGTGttctgccgtgccgtgtagACAGGGCTCAAAATGTATGCTGCTTGTAGCGGTAGTAATTGTTAAGCGAATCCCTCTAAGGACTTAACCTACAGCTTCAAAATGTTCAATAGCCTGCCAATCAGAATGCTACGTAGTGGAACCACTAGAACAGCACCAACAAAGCAGCACTAGTACGCGCTGGAATGAATATCGTACCGTAAACTTAAAATACTCAGCAACACGCAGCATCTATCAAATACGATACCTACTCAGGAGAGTTCGGGCAACGAGCtacaataaataatgataGACACACTTAAGCGACTGGTGTTTAGACGCACATTATCGAACGAAAGGAATGACCATTCAAACTCGAACCCCAAAACAGCAAACGCTAAATGGTTTTAACGGATCGAAACTACGCTGTCGATTTcatgttttcaaacctaatACACCGAAGCGAGAGGAGGAAGAATCGCGAAAGAATACCAAATAGTTGTGGGACGTTGTGGGATTAGCGATAAGTTGCAACGATAAGGTTCGATCCTAAACCTGCAGCCTTAACTCGCTTCCATTACGTATCCGATAAGGGCGCAGCAGTCTGTCAACCGcctattttccaattttatcAGAACCACTTAAGAAAGCAGAGATcacgttccggttccggcaacaGTGAAGTAGTGTATCAgaatatttatgcaaacagAATGATTTAAGCGCGAGCAAAGGTGATGAACTACTGCCAACCGAAACCCAAACCGAGCACACAATCGACACGACCTCACTACAGGGTTGCTCTTACATCGAACGAAAGTCCCTTCCGTCCGAGCTTGGGACATCACAAACGGTTCGCCTATTTTACGTTGGGGGCAATTGGGTGTACGCGAAAATGTATTTCCTAACCCGTATGGAATATTATAAATTCTTCTAGTCATTAATAACTTATTTACGTTACGTTTAGCTGATAGGTTGCATCTAGATCTGCTCTGGGGACGGCAGTGCAGTGGCCGTGCTTTGAGATTTTagtgagatttttttttcaatgtcaAATCCATGTTCGAAACGCCTACAGCTTGATGTGAATAAAATTACACTGCGCTGATCAATTGCCCAATAGACTTGTCATTGTGCTACAGACCCTCTTTTACCCACGTACATCACCGATACGAGGTTCAAACGCTTCAAGTGCCATATAATGTAATCAATGTTACGGATGCGAATTGGCAAACTGTTTCGTCGCCTTTCCAATTTCTCAccttatttttttaaatgtaaaatcagagaatgtaaattgaaaaggTCAAACTAATTGTTGTGAAATAGTCCAAGCTAATGCATTTCTATCGAGGACATGAGCGCATTTTGCGTGCGCTTTCATCATCCGAACGCCTGTGCAAGGTGACTCTATCCATTTTCATCACCTTCACCGCCGCCATCACACCCTGCAGACCATGCCAATGAGTAATGCTTAAGGGAAGGGAAATAGTACAGATTGTATTGGCACCGAATGGCACTGATAGGCAAGtacgaaacacaaaaagcaGGATAAGATATTATTCTTTTTCGATAACAACAACACATCGCTCGAAAGTAAGAATCATCCACAATCGTGAAACACAACTCTACCGCAGGCTTCGTTTGATTATTTGTACATAGTAGCATCCAGGAGAAACTGCAAAAACTAACTACAATGAACACGAAcagccagcaacaaaaaacgcaaaataatGAAAGCTAAACTATTGGTTTACAAGAGTCACGTGCGTTGGAATAAAGATACGCGAGCATCTATGCAAATAGCATAAGCAAGAAAAGGATAGAAAGGAACAAGCAACAAATTAATTGTAAGCAATGCTATTGTACAATATTCAAAGCAGTGTATACAAACAGTTATAATAGTGCGATACAATATATATGAGATCAATTGCAAaagttactttatttttttttaaacacagAGACATTCAGAAAGAAACATCGTCCAGTTTGAGATAAGCTCGCAGCAAACATCTATTGAACCCCGTGCTGCCCCGATTCGGAAGCAGCTATGTACATTGATTCATGATTTCGGTGTCCCTAACGAAATTAACTTCTAAAATCAGTTTGAACGTTTTCGCCGGTTGCTAGAAAACAGGGAACCTGGGCTGTTGAAACCCCTTCGAAAGGAGTTCATCCAGCATAAACCGTTCCAACGTGGTAGGATTAGACAGCAAAGCTTCCTTGGGACCATTCCGCGGTGACCTGCGCCCTTCTCGGGATTCAGGGCCACAGCACGTTCAAGGTACGCTCAAGTGACCCCCCGGTCCGGCAAGATAGCCTTTTACGCGCCGCTTGCAAGGTGGTGTTTCTTGCCAATCTGAATGCACTTTAGTGCGAATCGGCAATAAAATCGTTACAGCAAATCAATTCAAACCCTTGCGCAACCTTCACCCGTAGAGATTAATCATTGCACCAAGTTGCGATTGCTGCCCGTcaacggccgccggccacgTGAAAGTGTTCCGTGGGCGCCCGATGAGGCACCATACCTCGCGGCATGGCGCGACGCGCACGCGCAACTCAGCGCCACCGGCTTAAAAGGCGCACTAAATCATTTCCGACCACCCGCCCGCTCGTGGTTGGATACACTGTGGGGTACGGTGAGGAGTAAAGCGTCACTCTGCAGCTAACATGGAACGGTCATGGACACCCCACAACAATCCGCCTCTCTATGGTTCCTCCTTGCCGTCGATAAGATCGTGGTcttgattttaattttcgcCCAGAGTGTGACCTATTTAAGTTGCTAACAGAAAAGGTACATCTCGCCTCCGGCCCCCTGGTTCCAGGTTCTGCGTCACGCAATACCCTCATCAACAACGGCATCATGGTGAGCACACCAGACAGAAAAAGCCACATGCGTGAAAATACTCCCGTGACGCAATGGACACGGGCGCCTCTCTTCTTATTTGCCGCCTCGGACTACGATCACGCGTGCTCACACTACACGCGCCGTCTGCCGGCCGGAGTACCCTTTGCTGACAACAGCgggttgtttctgtttcgtttttgcaAGCTTTCGATTCGCAAACGGCGGGAACGAGTTATACGGTAGCACGAACAGCAAAATAAAACTACCGCGGCCCGAACGCCTCACTCCATGGCGGAGGTGCCAGTTGGCACGTAGTCCATGTGCgattcgcgcacacacacacacgcggccacgaCAGGGTGGGATGTAGATTTCGCAACCCCTTCGTAGGTGAGCCCCCCAGCAAGCGGAGATTGGAAGCCCCAAGGGGATGCTTCGGTTGGCAAGGCGCATCCCGGAGCGCCCAAACAAGGGGCCACCGAAATTTGCCTAACAAATTCGCCCAGTGTACCGCCAGGTTTAGACAGAGGCGGGTTGACAGCGTTAACGGGCGCGATAACAACGATCGATCATTAGTAaaccggtggcgctggcaGCAAGACAGTCTTTCCTTGAGCCGCGATCGCTTAGAGCGGCTATCTGCAAATCCAGAAGTGACATTGAAAACTGTGACCTACACATCGGAACGAAGAAACTTCGTTTCGGCACAAGGAACATATCTTGTGCCTCGGCAATCGTGGAAGATGAAGCGCTGTCGccgtcccggcccgggtaTTATCACAGAGCCATTCCGAAATGTCAGATTACTCCAGTAAAGTAGTATTACATAAATAAGAATCGGAGCATTTGGAGAACAGCTGTTCTTAGTATCTTGCCCGTTAGTTGTTAGCATCCCGCaacagcgatcgatcggtgatcgcgAACCATTCGATGGTGAACGATCGTACAAGAGCGAAGAGTTTTCTAATAACTCAGCATCTCCATGCTTATCGTCTGtcattcgctctctctctcgatcagCTCTGTTACTGGCCACAGACCAGAGGTGGGCTGAGAAAGGATGTGGGGCTGACGGCCTACGGCCCTATCGCTGATTGGCCCTATGGCGGAAGTTGTGCCGATTAGTGGAACATTCCACCTATACTGATTTATGCTTTCAAAATAAGGACCGCCCGGCGCATAGTGTTTTGTTCAATCTTCTTATTTGCATCAAGGAATTCTTTGTGCACCTATTCCTAATTAGGTTAGGTTTGATATTTCTATTTTCCtgtctgcaaaaaaaaaggcgaccGATTAGTTATTGGTTTTacaaatcaaataaatcaacatCCACCAAATTGCCGCCCAAAACCTGATGCACTTTAATATTAATAGAAACGTTGACCTTTGCTTTAATCCCATCATAATTCATCCGATCctggagaaagaaaataaaacacatatAAGAGAGTCTCATGCAAAGCACAAAAAGGATGCCGCGAAATGCGCTTCGCACGCAATCTACGGCTGGGCTGGCGTCGATTCTATCGTAGGTAAGTTTTTGCACCCTCGAGACCCACGGGGAGTGGGTCCCCACGGCGAGAAATAATTTATCTATCAGCGATCTATTAGTTCGATACCAAAAGCATGTTCCGAGCGCGCCTTCTCGTCGTCCACTTACCCCCGCTTTGTGCATGGTGCAGCATCGGCCAGCAAatcggcggcgatgatgaacAGCGCCGGCCAATGCTTCCCGGCCCGATTTCGATGTCGGATTATCATAGAACCTATAGTTTGATGTCACTTTCTAGCACCCCGCCACGCGATAATGTATTCGCGATCTAAAAAACACTGAGAAATATTTGTTAACGGGGCTTAAAACACGGAAATACAACAACCTGGCGTACAGCTCGGAATCACGGACACCGATCTTTTGCCTTTTCGCCAGTAAAGACATGGAACCAACATCGATTCATTGCGTACGAAGGATATGCACGCCGCATCACTTAGTTGTGGTTTTAATGGGGCTGTCATTAATCTGCACATCTCCAGATTGCCCAGATGGCTATTTCTGTTGGCCGAACTTGGCCGAGATTCCGGTAACTTATCGCACCGCCATGTTCTTGATCACCAACGCCGAAGACGGAACGGCTGTTGGTTATGAACGCATTAGCATGTCTCACGACTGATAGGCTAAGTAATAGCTATTTACTTACCTTGATTATGATAAATCCGATATCGGCGACCGGCAATTAGTACTATTAGTTAAGCCGCAGGTTTTGTGGGCAACGCTGCAACGCAGGTCGCTAGGGAGTTGAAGGAAAGTTCATGAAACAGatgtaatttaattgattgaatttaGATAACGCCGCGCACAAGCTTTTTTCGCTGCTAAAGTGTTCAGCTCCGGACAGCCGGTCTCTCGATTGGTGGCACGCGCTAAGCGCTACTTTGTAATCTTAGGTGATAGCGTGTGGCGCTTCCAACACTTTTCGTACGCAAATcgcacccggaccggaaatgtGGTGGTGCTTTGCTGGACCCATTAACCTAGACGTTGGTGGGTCTTCTCGGGGTTATCGGGGTCAACTATTGATTGGCTATAATTGAAAAGGAATCGAAACACTTGAAAGCTGAGTGTTTTTTCCAACACTTCAATGAAGCGATTAATGTTTCATAAACATTATTAATCATACGcctgtgatttttttttttttgcaatcctTTCTgggctgccacacggcacgaaacaaacgatataacagcctccaaccgcgacaattttgacagtaaagcgatcagtaggtgtcaaaagctttgtgggtctgcagaccctgcAACAGGGCGCAttacagacgaaaacagaggtttgtttacaaacaaacgaaaacagaggtttgttaacaagcaaagatttttatttgtgatgttattttgaattttaactttaagtttatctccatttcagcaataaaatgggtagcaaaccggagcaaaaaagatacGTAAAACTGGTAAGTATGTTTCGGATAAATGCGTAGTGAGCTTGGTTATCTGgaacgctccggatccggtggacgGAACAATTAATTATGAACATCGAAGTTAATGTTTTGGTTAGGTGTTTATTAGTGACGGTCATTATtgatggttaattttgttggaagtttacaagaaggtgtacatttgctttttactgtgcttcttcgacttcagcatgaataatgacgcgtatgttatccatggaaccatctctcgctcctaCATGCGGTTTTTACTATAAACCATTCAccgacggactcggcgtcGCCCATCCCTTCGCGACGAGTAACAAGCTGC
It includes:
- the LOC128274904 gene encoding uncharacterized protein LOC128274904, with translation MLGGRIRRRALALLGALLLVILVWPPCFASMPATGRLPPPPASVAPRELGLPPARPHPAAIMLPVPLPLQPAHPGPRALRRRRQQRPTEAATAADGDERDPSGSRPRQPLSEFRRFMRVLNLTTDATGDIEDAHRHPHTRRQYSTTATASSSANQVTVNSDDSGGSGSSQPPPPQLVLNLRQPHENSPPAGHDYLIEPFDKNKPQSVAANTTRRKFDDTPPADADDREEGGAVMIGAEAASQRRPGVSRRRSKRTAASGNPHRHQHKVLAPVSGMTNGTGPHHHRGRSGGAGGRHQHHQPKPQSQQPQQSNNESNLERNERSANLSHISGATRKIQLFIKNRYIQLLPDGTVNGTHDDLSNYTILQRTTVGIGQIKIQAVATCLFLCMDTCGSVYGSKEFTDDCIFNEQMEQHHYNTYSSTQHSNARRTLYLALNKTGQPRKIQIPVNRTLGKLATYTKALTQTVAHDRVEQLISRLFGADHVRHGLNQLCETGQPLEELTAKEMRPRPVCQGGPKVATGSGPASGLSAKQTQPNATSKEGPRQKKKKKRRKCQEDEVPGEHCFRPGGTGPSVGGTNSGNSGKKKGGQNQGQPRGGSNSSSSSISSGSSSGPSISSSSVGSSSSSSTDQFGPGSVSNGSISMGSLVSSSSSSSSISNGGPNRQGLPVAPLSTTPNVRKSAKQTKKVPGSGGVRSGSPATGPGGSAGQARKPKKPATQQAAASGGKRNGTAGGGQPRGPPAKGKLVPVSSVMIARVSPKPASLMIGRSPRITTPFATTTTTTTTTTTTSTVSQLEDTSQQLEDSVSDSEPDMADVLLPQTSTELADEDELDEGSPTASSWHELLPTSSVSEQQSGCYRGLSCSSFILSLGPLVVTGATVHLLYL